In one window of Nocardia brasiliensis DNA:
- a CDS encoding acetolactate synthase catalytic subunit, protein MPTTVATAIAESLRARGITEFFGQSLPSLLVLAAEDLGIRQIVYRTENAGGTMADGFARVSRHCSVVVAQNGPAATLLVPPLTEAAKVSIPVVAFVQDVPTPLRNKNAFQEIDHQSLFAGCCKWFDRLDDPDRVHEYLDAAFRAATSGRPGPAVLMLPKDILDRPAPPVPTAHLPGPPEFPLDRVRPPAAAVRSAAELLARARRPLVVAGGGAIASDAGAALAELSELAALPVATTPMGKGALAESAELSIGVIGNYMGPHGVSHGMRDWIAGVDVVLFAGSRTNENGTDGWTLFPDDATYIHLDIDPAEIGRNYPSLRLVGDVRAGLDDLTAALRELDLSERGAGRAGVVAEIARSRAEFEIATAAVRTATSEPLRPERVADEISALLPEDAIVVADASYSSIWVANYIRAGSGEQRFLLPRGMAGLGWGLPLALGAKAARPSAPVLCVVGDGGFAHCWSELETAVREQLDVVVVVLNNAILGFQKHAEIVQFGRPTTAVELGHVDHAQIAIACGARGQTIHNDVELREALSKAIVDPTTTVLDVITDPNAYPPITGWDTAQALTTHLAHQQSH, encoded by the coding sequence ATGCCTACGACAGTCGCCACCGCCATTGCCGAGAGTCTGCGTGCCAGGGGAATTACCGAATTCTTCGGGCAGAGTCTGCCTTCGCTGCTGGTTTTGGCCGCCGAGGATCTCGGCATCCGTCAGATCGTCTATCGCACCGAGAACGCGGGGGGCACGATGGCTGACGGATTCGCGCGGGTATCGCGACATTGCTCGGTCGTGGTGGCGCAGAACGGCCCCGCCGCAACGCTTCTCGTGCCGCCGCTGACCGAGGCCGCCAAGGTGTCGATTCCGGTGGTGGCGTTCGTCCAGGATGTGCCGACGCCGCTGCGCAACAAAAACGCGTTCCAGGAGATCGACCACCAGAGCCTGTTCGCCGGGTGCTGCAAATGGTTCGACCGCTTGGACGATCCGGACCGGGTGCACGAATACCTCGACGCCGCCTTCCGCGCCGCGACCAGCGGCAGGCCCGGTCCCGCCGTGCTGATGCTGCCCAAGGACATTCTCGATCGGCCCGCTCCCCCGGTCCCGACGGCGCATCTGCCCGGACCGCCGGAGTTTCCCCTCGATCGGGTACGCCCGCCCGCGGCCGCGGTCCGCAGCGCGGCCGAACTCCTGGCCCGGGCCCGGCGACCGCTGGTGGTCGCGGGCGGCGGCGCGATCGCCTCCGACGCGGGCGCCGCGCTGGCCGAGCTGAGCGAGCTGGCCGCACTCCCGGTGGCGACCACGCCGATGGGCAAGGGCGCGCTTGCGGAGAGCGCTGAACTCAGCATCGGGGTGATCGGCAATTACATGGGCCCGCACGGGGTTTCGCACGGAATGCGGGACTGGATCGCCGGTGTCGACGTGGTGCTGTTCGCGGGGTCACGCACCAACGAGAACGGCACCGACGGCTGGACCCTCTTCCCGGACGACGCCACCTACATCCACCTCGACATCGATCCGGCCGAGATCGGGCGCAACTATCCGTCGCTGCGCCTGGTCGGCGATGTCCGGGCCGGCCTGGACGATCTCACCGCGGCGCTGCGCGAGCTCGACCTGAGCGAGCGCGGCGCGGGCCGCGCCGGCGTCGTCGCGGAGATCGCCAGGTCACGGGCCGAATTCGAGATCGCCACCGCCGCCGTGCGCACCGCGACCAGCGAGCCGCTGCGCCCGGAGCGGGTCGCCGACGAGATCAGCGCCCTGCTGCCCGAGGACGCCATCGTGGTCGCCGACGCGAGCTACTCCTCCATCTGGGTGGCGAACTATATCCGTGCGGGCAGCGGCGAGCAGCGGTTCCTGCTGCCGCGCGGCATGGCCGGACTCGGCTGGGGGTTGCCGCTGGCGCTCGGCGCGAAGGCGGCCCGGCCCTCGGCACCCGTGCTGTGCGTGGTCGGCGACGGCGGGTTCGCGCACTGCTGGTCCGAACTCGAGACCGCGGTGCGCGAGCAACTCGACGTCGTGGTCGTGGTGTTGAACAACGCCATCCTCGGCTTCCAGAAGCACGCCGAAATCGTCCAGTTCGGCAGGCCGACCACGGCCGTCGAACTGGGGCACGTCGATCACGCTCAGATCGCGATCGCGTGCGGCGCACGTGGTCAAACCATCCACAACGACGTGGAACTGCGCGAGGCCCTGTCCAAGGCGATCGTCGACCCGACGACCACCGTCCTGGACGTCATCACCGATCCCAACGCCTATCCACCCATCACGGGCTGGGATACCGCCCAGGCGTTGACAACTCACCTTGCACATCAACAGTCCCACTGA
- a CDS encoding aspartate aminotransferase family protein encodes MIPASAAVAPNRAALPVAAWALGPYIYDADGKDYLDGSSGVLNVNVGHAHPTVLRAVENQLQQLTFVHRTQFRNEPARQLTERLLAIAPAGTAAIEYSNSGSEANECALRLAFACQHRRGETQRTVILSEEPSYHGMTAAALSITGSPNKRDASVEALLGTPGTNRILVRPKPGRRRATHEEWAQAILSVGPSKVAAIVIEPLGGASSGAAPIDVETMHWLRRETQNNGIVLIADEVMSGFGRTGKWWACDHAAIAPDILTSGKGVTGGYTSLAVTMVSSTVTTAIAEPLGPIALGHTMSANPLACAAANAVLSVLEDESLLDNAAETGALLGAELAALCGHYPELLSDQSGIGLMRALHVRPGQSADTNKRIVAAAKENGLVLCSAGIGETTDSVLVAPPLNSTPGIIEELVERLDKTLAAVAAELRP; translated from the coding sequence ATGATTCCCGCCTCCGCCGCCGTGGCCCCCAACCGGGCCGCCCTCCCTGTCGCCGCATGGGCCCTCGGTCCCTACATCTACGACGCCGACGGAAAAGACTATCTCGACGGTTCCTCCGGGGTGCTCAACGTCAATGTCGGCCATGCCCACCCGACCGTGCTGCGCGCCGTCGAAAACCAGCTCCAGCAGCTGACTTTCGTGCACCGCACGCAGTTCCGCAACGAGCCTGCCCGCCAGCTCACCGAGCGGCTGCTCGCCATCGCGCCCGCGGGCACCGCGGCCATCGAGTACAGCAACTCCGGGTCCGAGGCCAACGAGTGCGCGCTGCGACTGGCCTTCGCCTGCCAGCATCGGCGCGGGGAAACCCAGCGCACCGTCATCCTGTCCGAGGAGCCCAGCTATCACGGGATGACCGCGGCCGCGCTGTCGATCACCGGCAGCCCGAACAAGCGCGACGCGTCGGTCGAGGCGTTGCTCGGCACACCGGGCACGAACCGAATTCTGGTGCGGCCCAAGCCGGGACGGCGGCGGGCGACGCACGAGGAGTGGGCTCAGGCCATCCTGAGTGTCGGGCCGTCCAAGGTCGCGGCCATCGTCATCGAGCCGCTCGGCGGCGCCTCCTCCGGCGCCGCCCCGATCGACGTGGAGACGATGCACTGGCTGCGCCGCGAGACGCAGAACAACGGCATCGTGTTGATCGCCGACGAGGTCATGTCCGGCTTCGGGCGCACCGGAAAGTGGTGGGCGTGCGACCACGCCGCCATCGCACCCGACATCCTCACCTCGGGCAAGGGCGTCACCGGGGGCTACACCAGCCTGGCGGTGACCATGGTCTCCAGCACGGTGACCACCGCGATCGCCGAGCCGCTCGGCCCGATCGCGCTGGGCCACACCATGTCCGCGAACCCGCTCGCCTGCGCAGCGGCCAACGCCGTACTCAGCGTGCTCGAAGACGAGTCGCTGCTGGACAACGCCGCCGAGACCGGTGCGCTGCTCGGCGCCGAGCTGGCCGCGCTGTGCGGGCACTATCCGGAGTTGCTCTCCGATCAATCGGGCATCGGCCTGATGCGCGCGCTCCATGTGCGACCGGGCCAATCGGCGGACACCAACAAGCGAATCGTGGCCGCCGCCAAGGAGAACGGGCTGGTGCTGTGCTCGGCGGGCATCGGCGAGACAACCGACTCGGTGCTCGTCGCACCGCCGCTTAACAGCACACCTGGGATCATCGAGGAACTGGTAGAGCGCCTGGACAAGACGCTCGCGGCGGTCGCGGCCGAACTCCGTCCCTGA
- a CDS encoding polyprenyl synthetase family protein, translating to MTTTGVEQAPVDLAAARIRVDGVLDRFLCAKAGDDPALPAEVTETLRAFLFAGGKRIRPLLCVLGWHAAYGTTPVPQPVVQVAAALELFHAAVLIHDDIIDNSATRRDHPTVHRALAERHRVRRDPERFGRHAALVLGDLAMVWSAELLHTAALSARQLRTALDVLDGMRADVMYGQYLDLLTTARPSCDLDRALDVVRYKTASYTCERPLVLGALLADPAPGIPAALAAYARPLGEAFQLRDDLLGVYGDPAQTGKSNIDDLREGKHTALVALAFTHADATQAERLAALLGDPELDERQAVECREILSATALSRVEGMIRARSEQARQALAQAPIPIAVIQTLRHLADDAVARAG from the coding sequence ATGACGACCACCGGGGTCGAGCAGGCACCCGTCGATCTGGCCGCGGCCCGGATCAGAGTCGACGGCGTGCTCGACCGTTTCCTGTGCGCCAAAGCGGGCGACGATCCGGCGCTGCCCGCCGAGGTCACCGAGACGTTGCGCGCGTTCCTGTTCGCGGGCGGCAAGCGGATTCGCCCGCTGCTCTGCGTGCTCGGCTGGCACGCCGCGTACGGCACGACGCCCGTGCCGCAGCCCGTGGTCCAGGTCGCGGCTGCGCTCGAGCTGTTCCACGCGGCGGTGCTGATCCACGACGACATCATCGACAACAGCGCTACCCGCCGCGATCACCCCACGGTGCACCGCGCGCTGGCCGAGCGACACCGCGTGCGGCGCGACCCGGAGCGGTTCGGCAGGCACGCCGCGCTCGTGCTCGGCGATCTGGCCATGGTCTGGTCCGCGGAACTGCTGCACACCGCGGCGCTGTCGGCTCGGCAGTTGCGCACGGCGCTCGATGTGCTCGACGGCATGCGCGCCGACGTCATGTACGGGCAATACCTCGACCTGCTCACCACCGCGCGGCCGTCGTGCGATCTCGACCGGGCGCTCGACGTCGTGCGCTACAAGACCGCCTCCTACACCTGCGAACGCCCGCTGGTGCTCGGCGCGCTCCTCGCCGATCCCGCGCCCGGCATCCCCGCCGCGCTCGCCGCCTACGCCCGGCCGCTCGGTGAGGCGTTTCAACTCAGGGACGATCTGCTCGGCGTCTACGGCGATCCGGCACAGACCGGCAAATCCAATATCGATGACCTGCGCGAGGGCAAACACACCGCGCTCGTCGCACTGGCGTTCACCCATGCCGACGCCACTCAGGCCGAGCGGCTCGCCGCGCTGCTCGGCGACCCCGAGCTCGACGAGCGGCAGGCCGTCGAATGCCGCGAAATCCTCAGTGCCACAGCGTTGTCGCGGGTCGAAGGCATGATCCGGGCCAGGTCCGAGCAGGCGCGGCAGGCGCTGGCACAGGCGCCGATCCCGATCGCGGTGATCCAGACCTTGCGCCATCTCGCGGACGACGCCGTCGCCCGCGCCGGATAG
- a CDS encoding serine hydrolase domain-containing protein gives MLLPSTERALLHRVAVEQAEYRVPSLIAAVVRDGQLVWSGARGRVDGHPPTTDTQYRIGSITKSMVATMVLRLRDEGKLDLADPLAKHVPGAPVGDRTVAQLLSHTAGLRAESPGDWWERTAGPDWAVLADTLDVDAGSKALLHRAGRRFHYSNVGYAALGELVARLRGQSWFDALRAEVLVPLGMARTTPAPVVPHATGSAVHPWADVVLPEPAHDHGAMGAAGQLWSTVTDLARWAAFVGGDTGDVLAADTLEEMRAPAAVEDGDEWDSGYGLGFQLQRYRGRRLAGHTGAMPGFISAVWADPKDRTGVLFLCNTTYGGIRGKLLAGLLDILAEYEPTLPEEWLPATEVDPNLLALTGTWYWGTASIALRLRSDGKLELTALAHGGRQSRFAPAPDGSWTGLDGYYAGERLDIIRDATGNAHHLELASYILTRTPYDTTAPIPGGVDPAGWQVRE, from the coding sequence ATGCTGTTGCCATCGACCGAGCGGGCGTTGCTGCATCGGGTCGCCGTCGAACAGGCCGAGTACCGGGTGCCCTCGCTGATCGCCGCCGTGGTGCGCGACGGGCAGTTGGTGTGGTCGGGTGCGCGGGGCCGGGTCGACGGCCACCCGCCGACCACCGACACCCAGTACCGCATCGGTTCGATCACCAAGTCGATGGTGGCCACCATGGTGCTGCGGCTGCGCGACGAGGGCAAACTCGATCTCGCCGACCCGTTGGCCAAGCATGTGCCGGGCGCTCCGGTGGGGGACCGCACTGTGGCACAGCTGCTTTCGCACACCGCCGGACTGCGCGCCGAATCGCCCGGCGACTGGTGGGAGCGCACCGCCGGACCGGACTGGGCCGTGCTGGCCGACACCCTGGACGTCGACGCGGGCAGCAAGGCGCTGTTGCATCGAGCCGGTCGGCGGTTCCACTATTCGAACGTCGGCTACGCCGCCCTCGGCGAACTGGTCGCCAGGTTGCGCGGACAGAGCTGGTTCGACGCGTTGCGCGCCGAGGTGCTCGTGCCGCTCGGCATGGCACGCACCACCCCGGCCCCGGTGGTGCCGCACGCCACCGGCTCGGCCGTGCACCCGTGGGCCGATGTGGTGCTCCCGGAACCGGCGCACGACCACGGCGCGATGGGCGCGGCCGGTCAGTTGTGGTCCACGGTAACGGATTTGGCGCGCTGGGCCGCGTTCGTCGGTGGCGACACCGGTGACGTGCTCGCCGCGGACACGCTCGAGGAAATGCGCGCGCCCGCCGCCGTCGAGGACGGCGACGAGTGGGATTCCGGCTACGGCCTCGGTTTCCAGTTGCAGCGCTACCGGGGCCGCAGGCTGGCCGGGCACACCGGCGCCATGCCCGGCTTCATCTCCGCCGTCTGGGCCGACCCCAAAGACCGCACCGGCGTTCTTTTCCTGTGCAACACCACCTACGGCGGCATCCGCGGCAAGCTGCTCGCCGGTCTGCTGGACATCCTCGCCGAGTACGAGCCCACCCTGCCAGAGGAGTGGCTCCCCGCCACCGAGGTCGACCCGAACCTGTTGGCGCTCACCGGAACCTGGTACTGGGGCACCGCCTCCATCGCCCTGCGCCTGCGCTCCGACGGCAAACTCGAACTCACCGCCCTGGCCCACGGCGGCCGCCAATCCCGGTTCGCACCCGCCCCCGACGGCTCCTGGACCGGCCTGGACGGCTACTACGCCGGCGAGCGCCTGGACATCATCCGCGACGCCACCGGCAACGCCCACCACCTCGAACTCGCGAGCTATATCCTCACCCGCACGCCCTACGACACCACCGCCCCCATCCCCGGTGGCGTGGACCCGGCAGGCTGGCAAGTCCGCGAGTAA
- a CDS encoding DUF4239 domain-containing protein — protein MIEDIGVPLAVAVIAVLVFVVGARLRALVWRKPENGDSGSVTLELISTLFMAVAAFVVVICWQQYDNAHNHTVTESKSLVDVYWAAHAMPEPAHSEIQRLVRDYTEQVVATEWSVMDRDRRLDQDTQAILDTLRDTVLAVQSEDSEVGDQRTTALAALDSVAQARHDRALDAQLGMPGFLYGALWFGIVLLLFSSVLAGVEVSARSVAMTALLGIVVGAAVLAIYRLDRPFAGGNVVSKDAFELALARFQQIT, from the coding sequence ATGATCGAAGACATCGGCGTGCCGCTCGCCGTCGCAGTGATCGCGGTCCTCGTGTTCGTCGTCGGCGCACGGCTACGCGCGCTGGTATGGCGCAAACCGGAGAACGGGGACTCCGGGTCGGTGACGCTCGAACTGATCAGCACCCTGTTCATGGCGGTCGCCGCCTTCGTGGTGGTGATCTGCTGGCAGCAGTACGACAACGCGCACAACCACACCGTCACCGAATCCAAGTCGCTGGTCGACGTGTACTGGGCGGCGCACGCCATGCCCGAGCCCGCGCACAGCGAAATCCAGCGGCTCGTGCGCGATTACACCGAGCAGGTGGTGGCCACCGAATGGTCGGTGATGGACCGCGACCGCCGCCTCGATCAGGACACCCAAGCCATCCTGGACACGTTGCGCGACACCGTGCTCGCGGTGCAGTCGGAGGACTCCGAGGTCGGCGATCAACGCACCACTGCGCTGGCGGCATTGGACTCGGTGGCACAGGCGCGGCACGACCGGGCACTGGACGCCCAGCTCGGCATGCCCGGATTCCTTTACGGCGCTTTGTGGTTCGGCATCGTTCTGCTGCTGTTCAGCTCGGTACTTGCCGGTGTCGAGGTCAGCGCCCGCAGCGTGGCGATGACGGCGCTGCTCGGCATCGTGGTCGGCGCGGCAGTACTGGCGATCTATCGACTCGACCGGCCCTTCGCCGGCGGAAACGTGGTGTCCAAGGACGCCTTCGAGCTGGCACTGGCCCGCTTCCAGCAGATCACCTAG
- a CDS encoding family 2B encapsulin nanocompartment shell protein, giving the protein MTMEMSAHTETTVRRSLSTAAAHQLSTTTKSEPQMQGISSRWLTRMLPWTQVDGGVYRVNRRLTHTVGNGEVEFVVEGSVAKVIPLELRELPALHDFDDEEVLRALARRCEQREFEPGSVVAEFGNPMNQVMLIVHGKLNKLGSGEYGENTLLGMLAGGSFFGDQSLTDPSAIWPVTVKTQTKTTMLVLSRPALEEVLDNAPALRDHLAQVADESARPQNKQGEAAIEIASGHSGEPELLGTFVDYETNPREYELSLAQSVLRVHTRVADLFNDPMNQIEQQLRLTIEALYERRENDLVNNPDFGLLHNCDLKQRITTESGPPTPDDMDELLSMRRSTKLFLAHPKAIAAFGRECSKRGLYPDPIDIDGHRVPAWRGIPIFPCGKIPVTDTATTSILAMRTGEKDQGVIGLHQTGIPDEYEPSLNIRFKGIDDQSIISYLVSCYYSAAVLVPDALGILDNVLVARRAD; this is encoded by the coding sequence ATGACCATGGAAATGTCCGCACACACCGAGACAACGGTGCGCAGAAGCCTCAGTACCGCCGCCGCGCACCAGTTGTCGACCACCACCAAGTCCGAGCCGCAGATGCAGGGCATCAGCTCGCGCTGGCTGACCCGCATGCTGCCATGGACGCAGGTCGACGGCGGTGTGTACCGGGTGAACCGGCGGCTCACGCACACCGTGGGTAACGGCGAGGTCGAGTTCGTCGTCGAGGGCTCGGTCGCGAAGGTGATCCCCTTGGAACTGCGCGAACTGCCCGCGTTGCACGACTTCGACGACGAGGAAGTGCTGCGCGCACTGGCCCGCCGATGCGAACAGCGGGAATTCGAACCCGGCAGCGTGGTGGCCGAATTCGGCAATCCGATGAATCAGGTCATGCTGATCGTGCACGGGAAATTGAACAAGCTCGGCTCGGGTGAATACGGCGAAAACACACTCCTCGGTATGCTGGCGGGCGGCAGTTTCTTCGGAGACCAGAGTCTCACGGATCCCTCCGCCATTTGGCCGGTCACGGTGAAAACGCAAACGAAAACCACCATGCTCGTGTTGTCCCGGCCCGCGCTGGAGGAAGTGCTCGACAACGCGCCCGCATTGCGGGACCACCTCGCTCAGGTCGCCGATGAGTCGGCACGACCGCAGAACAAGCAGGGTGAGGCAGCGATCGAGATCGCCTCGGGGCACAGCGGCGAGCCCGAATTGCTCGGCACGTTCGTCGATTACGAGACCAACCCGCGCGAGTACGAGTTGAGTTTGGCGCAAAGCGTGCTGCGCGTACACACCAGAGTCGCCGACCTGTTCAACGACCCCATGAACCAAATCGAACAACAACTCCGACTCACCATCGAAGCCCTCTACGAACGCCGCGAAAACGACCTCGTCAACAACCCCGACTTCGGCCTACTCCACAACTGCGACCTCAAACAACGCATCACCACCGAATCCGGCCCACCCACCCCCGACGACATGGACGAACTACTCAGCATGCGCCGCAGCACCAAACTCTTCCTCGCACACCCCAAAGCCATCGCCGCCTTCGGCCGCGAATGCAGCAAACGCGGCCTCTACCCCGACCCCATCGACATCGACGGCCACCGCGTACCCGCCTGGCGAGGCATACCCATCTTCCCCTGCGGCAAAATCCCCGTCACCGACACCGCCACCACCTCCATCCTCGCCATGCGCACCGGCGAAAAAGACCAAGGCGTCATCGGACTACACCAAACCGGCATACCCGACGAATACGAACCAAGCCTCAACATACGATTCAAAGGCATCGACGACCAATCCATCATCTCCTACCTCGTCAGCTGCTACTACTCCGCAGCCGTCCTCGTACCCGACGCACTCGGCATACTCGACAACGTCCTAGTCGCCCGGCGCGCCGACTGA
- the hemA gene encoding 5-aminolevulinate synthase: MAFDYTAHFERKIDDIRSSGQYRTFVEIERLAGRFPQAVHHHRDGLREITVWCSNDHLGMGQFPKVVEAMHRSINRSGVAAGGSRNISGNNHTHILLEREVAQLHRKEAGLTFITGYAVNDAVLGVLGKHLPGVIFFSDEQNHASMILGMRASRAERQIFRHNDPAHLEELLAAADPDRPKVVAFESIYSMDGDIAPMPELCAVAKKYGALVYVDEAHSVGMYGPEGSGMAAQLGCADQVDLLMGTFAKGYGTLGGYLTGPAAILDAVRSFAPAFIFTLAMPPALAAAALASVRHLRESDNERILLYHRAQLLQGLLMDAQIPLVSTESHIVPVLVGDPHKCKQLADILLEEHHQYAQPINFPSVARGTERLRINPSPVHSPAAVHKFAEIIDSVWSRLNLPRRPARPVAALDTLEKVSV, encoded by the coding sequence ATGGCTTTCGACTACACAGCCCATTTCGAGAGAAAGATCGACGACATCCGGTCCTCGGGTCAATACCGGACCTTTGTGGAAATCGAACGCCTGGCCGGACGCTTCCCCCAAGCGGTGCACCATCATCGCGACGGCCTGCGCGAGATCACGGTGTGGTGTAGCAACGACCACCTCGGCATGGGACAGTTCCCCAAGGTCGTCGAGGCCATGCACCGCTCGATCAATCGCTCCGGCGTCGCGGCGGGCGGGTCGCGCAACATCTCCGGCAACAACCACACCCACATCCTGCTGGAACGTGAAGTGGCACAACTGCATCGCAAGGAAGCGGGCCTGACGTTCATCACCGGGTACGCCGTCAACGACGCCGTGCTCGGCGTGCTCGGCAAGCATCTGCCGGGGGTGATCTTCTTCTCCGACGAGCAGAACCACGCGTCGATGATCCTCGGCATGCGCGCCTCGCGCGCCGAGCGACAGATCTTCCGGCACAACGATCCCGCCCACCTCGAGGAATTGCTCGCGGCCGCCGACCCGGACCGCCCCAAGGTGGTCGCCTTCGAGTCCATCTACTCGATGGACGGCGATATCGCACCGATGCCCGAATTATGCGCCGTGGCAAAGAAATACGGCGCACTGGTGTACGTCGACGAGGCGCACTCGGTCGGCATGTACGGTCCGGAGGGCTCGGGCATGGCGGCGCAGCTGGGCTGCGCGGACCAGGTCGACCTGTTGATGGGCACTTTCGCCAAAGGCTACGGCACCCTCGGCGGCTATCTGACCGGTCCGGCCGCGATCCTCGACGCGGTGCGCAGCTTCGCGCCCGCGTTCATCTTCACCCTCGCCATGCCGCCCGCCCTCGCGGCCGCCGCGCTGGCCAGCGTGCGGCACCTGCGCGAGTCCGACAACGAGCGAATCCTGCTGTACCACCGCGCCCAACTGCTACAGGGCCTGCTCATGGACGCCCAGATTCCCCTGGTGTCCACCGAAAGTCACATTGTTCCCGTTCTCGTAGGCGATCCGCACAAATGCAAACAACTGGCCGACATCCTGCTCGAAGAACACCACCAGTACGCCCAGCCGATCAACTTCCCGTCGGTCGCCCGGGGCACCGAACGCCTGCGGATCAACCCCTCACCGGTGCACAGCCCCGCCGCGGTGCACAAGTTCGCCGAGATCATCGATTCCGTCTGGTCGCGGCTGAACCTGCCCCGCAGGCCCGCTCGCCCCGTCGCCGCGCTCGACACGCTGGAGAAGGTCTCGGTATGA
- a CDS encoding MFS transporter, with protein MTVETRPTRPRNPHPVADAEPPTPWAQHVLLYAAFFLMGAEMYLVAPMLPEIAESLHASVAASATIVTAYVLVYAVAGPPFGILADRYPRRWSILLGSLVFMLGNLACAVAGSLTMLVAGRGITGLGAAIAAPAIWAYLAERTPQHQRGRAIALGASVYSLGQVLGVPLGAALAALTTWRWPFLAVGLLMLVTSAVLYARLDQLPVRGQSRGLRALLAPWQQPRIGLGLIATLFLQAARLGAYTFVGVLYAQRFGFSLTQLGFVGLLVGAGSLVGSLSAGTILDRLHRFGGSGVWVSVLAAVAFVPCALVALTSHQIIVALVALTLWCVFGGAFYSSQQAYLSSADPTQRASVVAWNNSMMNAGIAVGTTLLGALTVGGTLFACGTAVLGIVAAVVSAALLALLRKDRQPA; from the coding sequence ATGACCGTCGAGACGCGGCCCACTCGACCCCGGAACCCGCATCCGGTGGCGGACGCTGAGCCCCCAACGCCGTGGGCTCAGCACGTCCTGCTCTATGCGGCGTTCTTCCTGATGGGCGCGGAGATGTATCTGGTGGCGCCGATGCTGCCGGAGATCGCCGAGTCGCTGCACGCCTCGGTGGCCGCCTCGGCCACCATCGTCACCGCCTATGTGCTCGTCTACGCCGTCGCCGGGCCGCCATTCGGCATCCTCGCCGATCGCTACCCGCGGCGCTGGTCGATCCTGCTCGGCTCGCTGGTGTTCATGCTCGGCAATCTGGCCTGCGCCGTGGCGGGTTCGCTGACCATGCTGGTCGCCGGGCGCGGGATCACCGGCCTCGGCGCCGCGATCGCCGCACCCGCGATCTGGGCCTACCTCGCCGAACGGACGCCGCAGCACCAGCGCGGCCGGGCGATCGCGCTCGGCGCGAGCGTCTATTCGCTCGGTCAGGTCCTCGGCGTCCCGCTCGGCGCGGCCCTGGCCGCGCTCACCACCTGGCGGTGGCCGTTCCTGGCCGTCGGCCTGTTGATGCTGGTGACCTCGGCCGTGCTCTACGCGCGGCTGGATCAGTTGCCCGTCCGCGGGCAGTCGCGCGGCCTGCGCGCCCTGCTCGCGCCGTGGCAGCAGCCCCGAATTGGCCTGGGGCTCATCGCCACTCTGTTCCTGCAGGCCGCGCGCCTCGGCGCCTACACCTTCGTCGGCGTGCTCTATGCGCAGCGGTTCGGCTTCAGCCTCACCCAGCTGGGATTCGTCGGCCTGCTCGTCGGCGCCGGGTCGCTCGTCGGATCACTCAGCGCCGGAACGATTCTCGACCGACTGCACCGGTTCGGCGGCAGTGGCGTCTGGGTCTCGGTGCTCGCCGCGGTGGCGTTCGTCCCCTGCGCACTGGTCGCGCTCACCAGTCACCAGATCATCGTCGCCCTGGTCGCTTTGACCCTCTGGTGCGTTTTCGGCGGTGCCTTCTACTCCAGTCAGCAGGCCTATCTGTCCTCCGCCGACCCGACCCAGCGCGCCTCCGTCGTCGCCTGGAACAACTCGATGATGAACGCGGGCATCGCCGTCGGCACCACGCTGCTCGGCGCACTCACCGTCGGCGGCACGCTGTTCGCCTGCGGTACCGCCGTGCTCGGCATCGTCGCGGCCGTGGTGTCGGCCGCTCTGCTCGCACTCCTTCGAAAGGACCGTCAGCCAGCATGA